One region of Pseudomonas glycinae genomic DNA includes:
- a CDS encoding beta-ketoacyl synthase N-terminal-like domain-containing protein, which translates to MTSATARIAIAGSGCVLPTGWGVEGFWAAAREGRSAIGPLQTPLFHSERIAAFGQIDDATHQRSRQDVAQNLQRYCPPAVIWGVSAVRQALAEAGVEPGQDGLRYGLYCCQGGYTHPSVASYGELLQESRTDGVADMNRLARQVLQERALDPFLVLKSLSNGLLGVVSLALKLECECNAYMQGVAGNLAALRQAHSALQSGRIDVAIVVGAGSELDPLALAALAEAGVIGTDGSRQMLAFDRKGSGGIAGEGAAALVLRRAADLPPEPQTCLTALFAHPRLDALSLPDKQVDLLISSATGTAHKDADLARTLARTGAAHITSSTALTGILSGAPSLADLILARQMLQAQSIAPIAGLTQPVDTHLPFVSGEPRDAVLHDCLVINRDDNGFSACYQLDLQADD; encoded by the coding sequence ATGACTAGCGCCACTGCACGCATTGCCATCGCTGGCAGCGGTTGTGTGTTGCCCACGGGTTGGGGCGTCGAGGGCTTCTGGGCGGCGGCCCGGGAAGGTCGCAGTGCGATCGGACCGCTGCAAACGCCGCTGTTTCACAGTGAACGCATCGCCGCATTCGGACAGATCGATGACGCCACGCACCAGCGCAGTCGCCAGGACGTTGCGCAAAACCTGCAGCGTTACTGCCCGCCGGCGGTGATCTGGGGCGTCAGCGCGGTGCGTCAGGCGCTGGCCGAGGCCGGCGTCGAACCCGGTCAGGACGGTTTGCGTTATGGCCTCTATTGCTGTCAGGGCGGGTATACCCATCCGTCAGTGGCTTCCTATGGGGAACTGCTTCAGGAGTCCCGGACCGACGGCGTAGCCGACATGAACCGCCTCGCCCGGCAAGTGTTGCAGGAGCGTGCGCTCGATCCGTTTCTGGTGCTCAAGAGTCTGAGCAACGGCTTGCTCGGTGTGGTCAGTCTGGCCTTGAAGCTGGAGTGCGAGTGCAACGCTTACATGCAGGGCGTGGCCGGCAATCTGGCGGCATTGCGTCAGGCGCACAGTGCCTTGCAGAGTGGGCGCATCGACGTGGCCATCGTGGTCGGGGCCGGCAGTGAGCTCGACCCGCTGGCGCTGGCCGCGCTCGCCGAGGCAGGTGTGATCGGTACCGACGGTTCCCGGCAGATGCTCGCCTTTGACCGAAAGGGTTCGGGCGGCATTGCCGGCGAAGGCGCCGCTGCCCTGGTGCTGCGGCGGGCCGCGGATCTGCCGCCGGAACCGCAAACCTGCCTGACGGCGCTGTTCGCGCATCCGCGTCTGGACGCTCTGAGCCTTCCGGACAAACAGGTCGATTTGCTGATCAGCAGTGCCACCGGCACTGCGCACAAGGACGCCGATCTGGCCCGCACGCTGGCCCGAACCGGCGCCGCACACATCACCAGCAGCACGGCGTTGACCGGCATCCTCAGCGGTGCGCCGAGTCTGGCCGACCTGATCCTCGCCCGCCAGATGCTGCAGGCCCAAAGCATCGCGCCGATTGCCGGGCTGACGCAGCCGGTGGATACGCATCTGCCGTTTGTATCGGGCGAACCGCGGGATGCCGTTCTGCACGATTGCCTGGTGATCAACCGCGACGACAACGGTTTCAGCGCCTGCTACCAACTCGACTTGCAGGCGGACGACTGA
- a CDS encoding beta-ketoacyl-[acyl-carrier-protein] synthase family protein has protein sequence MSATRIVITGMGAVTGFGFEWQTLWEKMLGAEHCVRPWQPQDLHENEFPVRYAAPVDMTLLPGHLQNHPAWTRLLEKRSRFGWVAATQAVADSGLNPEQLREAAVLCASGAPQHMLADMLLTQAPGGDAPDWRHLMARATEVSAEGSLRQANDRLARVIADDLGCEGPVINISSACAGASQAIGNAFQMIRRGEVNVAVAGGADSVLNLDTMAALYLLGAASGEQRWGADLCRPFDRDRSGLIAGEGGGFVVLESLEHALARGATPYAEVLGYGSSLDAYKVTAPQPEGRGAALAMQAALDDAGLQPQQIDLINAHGTSTPLNDVAETLAIKQVFAQHKHYQALAVSANKSQFGHLIAAAGAPECIVTALACLNDLVTPTVNLHEADERCDLDYCAGQAVSRRVDYALSNSFGFGGLNTSLALGKYREHGQ, from the coding sequence ATGAGTGCGACACGGATTGTGATCACCGGAATGGGCGCGGTAACCGGATTCGGTTTCGAATGGCAGACCCTCTGGGAAAAAATGCTCGGCGCCGAACACTGCGTGCGCCCGTGGCAGCCGCAAGACCTGCACGAAAATGAATTTCCGGTTCGCTACGCGGCGCCCGTGGACATGACGTTGTTACCCGGGCATTTGCAGAACCACCCGGCCTGGACGCGGCTCCTGGAAAAACGCAGTCGCTTTGGCTGGGTGGCCGCCACCCAGGCCGTCGCCGACAGCGGGTTGAACCCCGAGCAGTTGCGCGAGGCTGCCGTGCTGTGTGCCTCCGGGGCGCCGCAACACATGCTCGCCGACATGCTCCTGACCCAGGCGCCGGGCGGCGATGCACCGGACTGGCGACACCTGATGGCACGGGCAACAGAAGTCAGCGCCGAGGGTTCCTTGCGTCAGGCCAACGACCGGCTGGCGCGAGTGATTGCCGACGACCTCGGTTGTGAGGGCCCGGTGATCAATATCAGCAGTGCCTGTGCCGGCGCATCCCAGGCGATCGGCAATGCGTTCCAGATGATTCGTCGCGGCGAAGTGAATGTTGCCGTGGCCGGTGGCGCCGACTCGGTGCTCAACCTCGACACCATGGCCGCTTTGTACCTGCTGGGCGCAGCCTCGGGCGAGCAGCGCTGGGGCGCTGATCTGTGCCGGCCGTTCGATCGTGACCGCAGCGGTCTGATCGCCGGCGAGGGTGGCGGGTTTGTTGTATTGGAAAGTCTTGAGCATGCCCTGGCGCGGGGGGCGACCCCGTATGCCGAAGTGCTCGGTTACGGCAGCAGCCTGGATGCCTACAAGGTCACCGCACCGCAGCCAGAAGGCCGCGGCGCCGCGCTGGCAATGCAAGCGGCGCTGGACGATGCGGGGTTGCAGCCGCAGCAGATTGACCTGATCAATGCCCACGGCACCTCGACGCCCCTCAATGATGTGGCGGAGACCCTGGCCATCAAGCAGGTGTTCGCTCAGCACAAGCATTATCAGGCGCTGGCCGTCAGTGCCAACAAATCGCAATTCGGCCACCTGATCGCGGCGGCCGGGGCGCCGGAGTGCATTGTCACTGCGCTGGCCTGTCTGAACGATCTGGTCACACCCACCGTGAACCTGCACGAGGCCGATGAACGCTGCGATCTGGATTATTGCGCCGGTCAGGCCGTCAGCCGTCGTGTGGATTACGCCCTCAGCAACTCCTTTGGCTTCGGCGGCCTGAACACCTCGCTGGCCCTTGGCAAATATCGGGAGCACGGACAATGA
- a CDS encoding beta-ketoacyl-[acyl-carrier-protein] synthase family protein, which produces MRAREVYVSGFGLVAPMALDAATLFERICRKQSCVREHPRFQALGFRNSAAGFIDDAQWQRIAAGFGGNAALHPRQSVLAEYVARQALQHAGLTPADFAHSRSGLFLGANKYCADSHDLQRVSRCMDDTGRVDLDRLLDHPAPSSASFARRVDQQTQHLADWLGIRDCISTHSDACAAGTMAIGSAYRAIERGEVDLAICGAVELMANELPYYMFNSLGALCQADLPAGEQSRPFMPDRSGFVLSEGAALVILESAEHARRRKARPLGRVLGYANVCEAQKMTSSSRDGSKYEECMDAAIEDAGLLRSAVQHVNTHGTSTQANDSCEALALQRLFGECQDFMTFTANKSAIGHSLAGSGAIEAVLSLMTLRDGVLLPTLNYEPERAEYPSLKFLSEPVRQPINVVMSNSFGFGGVNSSLVLGRA; this is translated from the coding sequence ATGCGGGCACGAGAAGTCTATGTGAGCGGGTTCGGCCTGGTGGCGCCCATGGCGCTGGACGCTGCCACGTTGTTCGAGCGCATCTGCCGGAAACAATCCTGTGTCCGCGAACATCCCCGGTTCCAGGCACTGGGGTTTCGCAACAGTGCGGCCGGGTTTATCGATGACGCGCAGTGGCAGCGGATTGCCGCCGGATTCGGTGGTAACGCAGCGCTGCACCCGCGCCAGAGCGTGCTGGCGGAGTACGTCGCGCGTCAGGCATTGCAGCACGCCGGTCTGACACCGGCCGATTTTGCCCACAGCCGCAGCGGCCTGTTCCTGGGGGCCAATAAATACTGTGCCGACAGTCACGATTTGCAGCGGGTCAGTCGTTGCATGGATGACACGGGGCGAGTCGATCTGGATCGCCTGCTGGATCATCCGGCACCGTCGAGCGCTTCTTTCGCGCGTCGGGTCGATCAACAGACCCAACACCTGGCGGACTGGCTCGGTATACGCGACTGCATCTCGACCCACTCCGACGCCTGTGCCGCCGGCACCATGGCCATCGGCAGCGCTTACCGGGCGATCGAGCGCGGTGAAGTGGACCTGGCAATTTGCGGTGCCGTGGAACTGATGGCCAATGAGCTGCCGTATTACATGTTCAACAGCCTTGGCGCGCTATGCCAGGCCGACCTGCCGGCAGGCGAGCAGAGCCGCCCGTTCATGCCGGATCGCAGTGGTTTTGTGCTCAGCGAAGGCGCGGCGCTGGTGATTCTCGAATCCGCCGAGCATGCCCGGCGGCGCAAGGCCAGGCCACTGGGACGAGTGTTGGGCTACGCCAATGTCTGCGAAGCCCAGAAGATGACCTCCAGCAGCCGGGATGGCAGCAAGTACGAGGAATGCATGGACGCTGCAATCGAAGATGCCGGGCTGCTGCGCAGTGCCGTGCAACACGTCAATACCCACGGGACTTCCACCCAGGCCAACGACAGTTGCGAGGCCCTGGCCCTGCAACGGCTGTTTGGCGAATGCCAGGACTTCATGACCTTCACCGCCAACAAGTCGGCCATTGGGCACTCCCTGGCAGGCAGCGGCGCGATTGAAGCCGTGTTGTCGCTGATGACGTTGCGCGACGGTGTGCTGTTGCCGACCTTGAACTATGAGCCTGAGCGCGCCGAATACCCTTCATTGAAGTTCCTCAGCGAGCCTGTGCGCCAGCCGATCAACGTGGTGATGTCCAACTCCTTCGGGTTCGGCGGCGTCAACAGCTCGCTGGTTCTGGGGAGGGCATGA
- a CDS encoding acyl carrier protein, with product MNNPLDLEQVIGSTRAILAQLLVMSADEIDEHSSIVEDLGADSLDIVDLSFQLGRQYGCTLPKTSVLDHAVAVCGDASEFLANGRITENGKALLEQSLSAYAPDQLKAGMQPAQVFAATTVLNWAQQCRNLFNYLPSSCPDCNAHQAVLNERQQVVCGACSARLVPADGDEVSRQLVEQFVATHVKETV from the coding sequence ATGAACAATCCATTGGACTTGGAACAGGTCATAGGCAGCACCCGCGCCATTCTCGCGCAGTTGTTGGTAATGAGCGCTGATGAAATCGATGAGCACAGCAGCATCGTCGAAGATCTGGGGGCGGATTCGCTGGACATCGTCGACCTCAGCTTCCAGCTGGGCCGTCAGTATGGCTGCACCTTGCCCAAGACCAGCGTGCTGGATCACGCGGTGGCTGTCTGCGGGGATGCCAGCGAGTTTCTGGCCAATGGCCGGATCACTGAAAACGGCAAGGCCCTGCTGGAGCAAAGCCTGAGCGCTTACGCACCGGACCAGCTAAAGGCCGGCATGCAGCCGGCGCAGGTGTTCGCGGCCACCACAGTTCTCAACTGGGCGCAGCAGTGCCGCAATCTGTTCAATTACCTGCCATCGAGTTGCCCTGACTGCAACGCCCATCAAGCCGTGCTCAACGAACGTCAGCAAGTGGTCTGTGGTGCATGCAGCGCACGACTGGTGCCGGCCGATGGCGACGAGGTCTCCCGTCAACTGGTCGAGCAGTTTGTGGCCACTCACGTCAAAGAGACGGTGTAG
- a CDS encoding cupin domain-containing protein yields MTAPITVLRDTHPLPVLDACKWEKLEGDPHTVNLNAYTSEDGSKIMGTWICTPGKWRVDYVKWEYCHFQEGYCVITPDGMEPIHLRAGDIFVVEPGMKGTWEVVETVRKYFVFA; encoded by the coding sequence ATGACCGCACCTATCACCGTTTTACGCGACACCCATCCCCTGCCCGTACTCGACGCCTGCAAATGGGAAAAGCTCGAGGGCGACCCGCACACCGTCAATCTCAACGCCTACACCAGCGAAGACGGCAGCAAGATCATGGGCACGTGGATCTGCACCCCAGGCAAGTGGCGGGTGGACTACGTGAAGTGGGAGTACTGCCATTTTCAGGAAGGCTACTGCGTGATTACCCCGGACGGCATGGAGCCGATCCACCTGCGCGCCGGCGACATCTTCGTGGTCGAACCCGGCATGAAAGGCACCTGGGAAGTGGTCGAGACCGTGCGCAAATATTTCGTGTTCGCCTGA
- the mmsB gene encoding 3-hydroxyisobutyrate dehydrogenase, with protein sequence MKIAFIGLGNMGAPMARNLIKAGHSLNLVDLNKTVLAELEQLGGTIRASAREAAEDAELVITMLPAAVHVRSVWLGEDGVLAGIGKGVPAVDCSTIDPQTARDVAAAAAKQGVAMADAPVSGGTGGATAGTLTFMVGATPELFATLQPVLAQMGRNIVHCGEVGTGQIAKICNNLLLAISMVGVSEAMALGDALGIDTTVLAGIINSSTGRCWSSEMYNPWPGIVETAPASRGYTGGFGAELMLKDLGLATEAARQAHQPVVLGAVAQQLYQAMSQRGEGGKDFSAIINSYRKPQ encoded by the coding sequence ATGAAAATCGCATTTATCGGTCTGGGCAACATGGGCGCGCCGATGGCGCGCAACCTGATCAAGGCCGGGCATTCGCTGAATCTGGTGGACCTGAACAAAACCGTGCTGGCGGAACTCGAGCAACTGGGCGGTACCATCCGCGCCTCGGCTCGCGAAGCCGCCGAAGATGCAGAACTGGTGATCACCATGCTGCCGGCGGCGGTGCATGTACGCAGTGTCTGGCTCGGTGAAGACGGCGTGCTGGCGGGGATTGGCAAAGGCGTGCCGGCGGTGGATTGCAGCACCATCGATCCGCAGACCGCACGCGATGTGGCGGCGGCGGCCGCCAAGCAAGGCGTGGCCATGGCCGATGCCCCGGTGTCCGGTGGTACCGGCGGCGCCACTGCAGGTACATTGACCTTCATGGTCGGCGCCACTCCTGAACTGTTCGCCACCCTGCAACCGGTGCTGGCGCAGATGGGTCGCAACATCGTGCATTGCGGTGAGGTCGGCACCGGGCAGATCGCCAAGATCTGCAACAACCTGTTGCTCGCCATTTCGATGGTCGGCGTCAGCGAGGCGATGGCGCTGGGCGATGCGCTGGGGATCGACACCACAGTGCTCGCCGGGATCATCAACAGCTCGACCGGGCGTTGCTGGAGTTCGGAAATGTACAACCCGTGGCCGGGCATCGTCGAAACGGCGCCGGCCTCGCGCGGTTACACCGGTGGCTTCGGCGCCGAGCTGATGCTCAAGGATCTGGGGCTGGCTACCGAAGCGGCGCGTCAGGCCCATCAGCCCGTGGTGCTGGGCGCGGTGGCGCAGCAGTTGTATCAGGCAATGAGCCAGCGCGGGGAAGGGGGCAAGGACTTCTCGGCGATCATCAACAGCTATCGCAAGCCGCAGTAA
- a CDS encoding CoA-acylating methylmalonate-semialdehyde dehydrogenase gives MNASLTPNETTIQKVKLLIDGEWVESQTTEWHDIVNPATQQVLAKVPFATAAEVDAAVSAAQRAFQTWKLTPIGARMRIMLKLQALIREHSKRIAVVLSAEQGKTIADAEGDIFRGLEVVEHACSIGSLQMGEFAENVAGGVDTYTLRQPIGVCAGITPFNFPAMIPLWMFPMAIACGNTFVLKPSEQDPLSTMLLVELAIEAGIPAGVLNVVHGGKDVVDGLCTHKDIKAVSFVGSTAVGTHVYDLAGKHGKRVQSMMGAKNHAVVLPDANREQALNALVGAGFGAAGQRCMATSVVVLVGAAKQWLPDLKALAQKLKVNAGNEPGTDVGPVISKKAKARILDLIESGIKEGAKLELDGRDISVPGYEKGNFVGPTLFSGVTTDMQIYTQEIFGPVLVVLEVDTLDQAIALVNANPFGNGTGLFTQSGAAARKFQTEIDVGQVGINIPIPVPVPFFSFTGSRGSKLGDLGPYGKQVVQFYTQTKTVTARWFDDDSVNDGVNTTINLR, from the coding sequence ATGAACGCATCGCTTACGCCCAACGAAACCACGATCCAGAAGGTCAAGCTGCTGATCGACGGCGAGTGGGTCGAGTCGCAGACCACCGAGTGGCACGACATCGTCAACCCGGCGACCCAGCAGGTTCTGGCCAAGGTTCCATTCGCCACCGCCGCTGAAGTCGACGCCGCCGTCAGCGCCGCCCAGCGCGCCTTCCAGACCTGGAAGCTGACCCCGATCGGCGCGCGCATGCGCATCATGCTCAAGCTGCAGGCGCTGATCCGTGAACATTCCAAACGCATCGCCGTGGTGCTGAGCGCCGAGCAGGGCAAGACCATTGCCGATGCCGAGGGCGATATTTTCCGGGGCCTGGAAGTGGTCGAGCACGCCTGCTCCATCGGTAGCCTGCAGATGGGCGAATTCGCCGAAAACGTGGCCGGCGGTGTCGACACCTACACCCTGCGCCAGCCGATCGGCGTCTGCGCCGGCATCACCCCGTTCAACTTCCCGGCAATGATTCCGCTGTGGATGTTCCCGATGGCCATCGCCTGCGGCAACACCTTCGTCCTCAAGCCATCGGAGCAGGATCCGCTGTCGACCATGTTGCTGGTGGAGCTGGCGATTGAAGCGGGCATTCCGGCCGGTGTGCTTAACGTCGTCCATGGTGGCAAGGACGTGGTTGACGGCTTGTGCACCCACAAGGACATCAAGGCCGTTTCGTTCGTCGGTTCGACTGCCGTCGGCACCCACGTTTATGACCTGGCCGGTAAACACGGCAAACGCGTGCAATCGATGATGGGCGCGAAGAACCATGCGGTGGTGCTGCCGGATGCCAATCGCGAGCAAGCGCTCAACGCCTTGGTCGGCGCCGGTTTCGGTGCGGCCGGTCAGCGTTGCATGGCCACCTCGGTGGTGGTGCTGGTGGGTGCGGCCAAGCAGTGGCTGCCGGATCTGAAAGCGCTGGCGCAGAAACTCAAGGTCAACGCCGGCAATGAGCCGGGCACCGATGTCGGCCCGGTCATTTCGAAAAAGGCCAAGGCGCGGATTCTCGATCTGATCGAAAGCGGCATCAAGGAAGGCGCAAAACTCGAGCTGGACGGTCGCGACATCAGCGTGCCGGGTTACGAGAAAGGCAATTTCGTCGGCCCGACCCTGTTCTCCGGCGTGACCACCGACATGCAGATCTACACCCAGGAAATCTTCGGCCCGGTGCTGGTGGTGCTGGAAGTCGACACCCTCGATCAGGCCATTGCGCTGGTCAACGCCAACCCGTTCGGCAACGGCACGGGCCTGTTCACCCAGAGCGGTGCGGCGGCGCGTAAGTTCCAGACTGAAATCGACGTCGGCCAGGTCGGCATCAACATTCCGATTCCGGTGCCGGTGCCGTTCTTCAGCTTCACCGGTTCGCGTGGTTCGAAACTCGGCGACCTCGGCCCTTACGGCAAGCAAGTGGTGCAGTTCTACACCCAGACCAAAACGGTCACGGCGCGCTGGTTCGATGACGACAGCGTCAACGACGGCGTGAATACCACCATCAACCTGCGCTGA
- a CDS encoding LysR family transcriptional regulator has translation MQKNITSLGSLNWDDLKFFLEVARTRKASTAAKRLAVDYTTVSRRISSLESALGTLLFEKSRTSGFVLTAEGQRLLSYAESIESTLHMACEQVSGSGVALSGHVRMGCTEGFGSFFITPQLSHFVDAYPAISVDILPLPHFISLSKREADIVIALERPEHGPYVCCKLCDYRLQLYATQEYLDKHPPIRRPADLGKHQFISYVDDLAFSSELLYLANVLPGASANLRSTSVIAQFVAAQQGRSLAILPCFLAAQDPRLLPVLPEEIDITRQFWMYCREDLRKLKRITLLWDYIREVTERNQGLLMGETREMQFAD, from the coding sequence ATGCAAAAAAACATCACGTCTTTAGGCTCGCTGAACTGGGACGACCTCAAGTTTTTCCTCGAAGTCGCCCGTACCCGCAAGGCCAGCACCGCGGCCAAACGCCTGGCGGTGGACTACACCACCGTGTCGCGACGGATCAGTTCGCTGGAATCGGCGCTCGGCACCTTGCTGTTCGAAAAGTCCCGCACCAGCGGTTTCGTGCTGACTGCCGAAGGCCAGCGCCTGCTGAGTTATGCCGAGTCGATCGAAAGCACACTGCACATGGCTTGCGAGCAGGTATCGGGCTCCGGCGTCGCGCTGTCCGGGCATGTGCGGATGGGCTGCACCGAAGGTTTCGGCAGCTTCTTCATCACCCCGCAACTGAGCCACTTCGTCGACGCCTACCCGGCGATTTCGGTAGATATCCTGCCGCTGCCACACTTCATCAGCCTGTCCAAACGCGAGGCCGATATCGTCATCGCCCTCGAACGCCCGGAACACGGTCCGTACGTGTGCTGCAAACTCTGCGACTACCGCTTGCAGCTCTACGCGACCCAGGAATACCTGGACAAGCACCCGCCGATCCGCCGCCCCGCCGACCTGGGCAAGCATCAATTCATCAGTTACGTGGATGACTTGGCGTTCAGCTCGGAGTTGCTGTATCTGGCGAACGTGTTGCCCGGCGCCAGCGCCAATTTGCGCAGCACCAGCGTGATCGCACAATTCGTCGCGGCGCAGCAGGGGCGCTCATTGGCGATTCTGCCGTGCTTTCTCGCGGCCCAGGATCCGCGCCTGTTGCCGGTGTTGCCGGAGGAAATCGATATCACCCGGCAGTTCTGGATGTACTGCCGGGAGGATCTGCGCAAGTTGAAGCGGATCACCCTGTTGTGGGATTACATCCGCGAAGTGACCGAGCGCAATCAGGGTCTGTTGATGGGCGAGACCCGAGAGATGCAGTTCGCCGATTAA
- a CDS encoding OmpA family protein, whose amino-acid sequence MPVFSLSFRLFSTLLLTAMLALTGCQTAPQKGLTPAQVAVLKQQGFELTDDGWEFGLSGKVLFGSDVESLNQQSTEIVERIGKALLGVGIERVRVDGHTDASGKETYNEQLSLRRAKSVGNVLTSVGMKQENIQLQGLGSREPVASNDTAAGRTENRRVSIVVSAD is encoded by the coding sequence ATGCCCGTGTTCTCACTTTCCTTTCGACTGTTTTCCACCCTGTTGCTGACGGCCATGCTGGCCCTGACCGGTTGCCAGACCGCCCCGCAAAAAGGCCTGACGCCGGCCCAGGTCGCGGTCCTCAAGCAGCAAGGCTTCGAGCTGACCGATGACGGCTGGGAGTTTGGCCTGTCGGGCAAAGTATTGTTTGGCAGCGATGTCGAAAGCCTGAACCAGCAAAGTACCGAAATCGTTGAGCGTATCGGCAAGGCGTTGCTGGGTGTCGGCATCGAGCGCGTGCGCGTCGATGGCCACACCGACGCTTCGGGCAAGGAGACCTACAACGAGCAGCTGTCACTGCGCCGCGCGAAAAGCGTCGGCAACGTGCTGACCTCGGTCGGCATGAAACAAGAGAACATTCAGCTGCAGGGCCTCGGCAGCCGCGAACCGGTCGCCTCCAACGACACCGCCGCCGGCCGTACCGAAAACCGCCGGGTGTCGATTGTGGTCAGCGCCGATTAA
- a CDS encoding diguanylate cyclase domain-containing protein: MRRDKSTGRPTLGSVIGRGNLIVALVAVAMASVSLTLLGVLALRVYADHNLHLIARSISYTVEAAVVFNDKAAATESLALIASTEEVADAQVLNAQGQLLARWQRPENGLFSELEMQVARVILEKPINLPIQHQDREIGRILLIGHGGSLMRFLLSGLAGIILCTAISAWVALYLAQRQLRRIIGPLHSLAAVAHAARSERALDRRVPRAKIAELDNLGTDFNALLDELESWQTHLQSENETLAHQASHDSLTGLPNRAFFEGRLIRALRNAHKLNEQVAVLFLDSDRFKDINDSFGHAAGDAVLVAVANRVRAQLREEDLVARLGGDEFAVLLTPLHKTEDAERIADKILASMDTPIALPGDSSVVTSLSIGIAVYPDHGVTPGTLLDAADAAMYQAKRLSRGAQFTAGTEYPVDSVQTRS; encoded by the coding sequence ATGAGACGCGACAAATCCACAGGGCGCCCGACCCTGGGCTCGGTCATCGGCCGTGGCAACCTGATTGTGGCGCTGGTCGCCGTGGCAATGGCCAGTGTGTCGCTGACGCTGCTCGGGGTGCTGGCGCTGCGGGTCTATGCCGATCACAACCTGCACTTGATTGCCCGCTCGATCAGTTACACGGTTGAAGCCGCCGTGGTGTTCAATGACAAGGCTGCCGCGACCGAATCGCTGGCGTTGATCGCCTCAACCGAAGAAGTGGCCGATGCGCAGGTGTTGAACGCTCAGGGCCAGTTGCTCGCGCGCTGGCAGCGTCCGGAGAACGGCCTGTTTTCCGAACTGGAGATGCAGGTCGCGCGGGTCATTCTGGAAAAACCCATCAATCTGCCGATCCAGCATCAGGATCGCGAGATCGGGCGCATCTTGCTGATCGGCCACGGTGGCAGCCTGATGCGCTTTCTGTTGAGCGGTCTGGCGGGGATCATTCTCTGTACGGCGATCAGTGCCTGGGTCGCGCTGTACCTGGCGCAGCGTCAGTTGCGCAGGATCATAGGTCCGTTGCACAGCCTGGCGGCGGTGGCGCATGCGGCACGCAGCGAGCGGGCACTGGATCGACGGGTACCACGGGCGAAAATTGCCGAGCTGGACAACCTCGGCACCGACTTCAATGCCCTGCTCGACGAACTCGAATCCTGGCAAACCCATTTGCAAAGCGAGAACGAAACCCTCGCTCATCAGGCCAGCCATGACAGTCTCACCGGACTGCCGAACCGGGCCTTTTTCGAAGGCCGTCTGATTCGTGCTCTGCGCAATGCCCACAAGTTGAATGAGCAAGTGGCGGTGCTGTTTCTCGACAGCGACCGATTCAAGGACATCAACGACAGCTTCGGCCATGCCGCTGGCGATGCCGTGCTGGTAGCGGTGGCGAATCGAGTGCGGGCGCAGTTGCGTGAAGAGGATCTGGTGGCGCGTCTGGGCGGTGACGAGTTCGCCGTTCTGCTCACGCCCTTGCACAAGACCGAAGACGCCGAACGGATTGCCGACAAGATCCTCGCCAGCATGGACACCCCGATTGCGCTGCCGGGCGACAGCAGTGTCGTGACGTCGCTCAGTATCGGCATCGCGGTTTACCCCGATCATGGCGTCACGCCCGGCACCTTGCTCGATGCGGCCGATGCCGCTATGTATCAAGCCAAGCGTTTGTCGCGCGGCGCCCAATTCACGGCCGGGACGGAGTACCCGGTCGATTCCGTTCAAACCAGGAGCTGA
- a CDS encoding YfiR family protein, whose amino-acid sequence MKVAVWAIERVVGCKQALLAVVLCLLTGLAAAQTPAPAGMAEQRAKSVTQVVLGILSYARWPVEPAQLRLCIVGPTEYTDDLVKGTTQATGRPVIVRRLLADNPAIVSECDAVYIGKLTTDERSRLFASLIGHPVLSISEGGDQCTVGSLFCLRVGDEQVSFEVNLDSVARSGVRIHPSVLQLSRRKPAVP is encoded by the coding sequence ATGAAGGTGGCTGTCTGGGCGATAGAGCGCGTAGTTGGCTGCAAGCAGGCATTGCTTGCCGTTGTACTCTGTTTGCTCACGGGTTTGGCCGCTGCCCAGACTCCAGCCCCTGCGGGGATGGCCGAACAGCGGGCCAAATCCGTCACCCAGGTTGTTCTCGGTATCCTCAGTTACGCGCGCTGGCCGGTAGAGCCGGCGCAGTTACGCTTGTGTATCGTCGGCCCGACCGAATACACCGATGACCTGGTCAAGGGCACGACGCAGGCCACGGGCCGTCCGGTCATCGTGCGCCGACTGTTGGCCGACAATCCAGCCATCGTCAGCGAGTGCGACGCGGTCTATATCGGCAAACTCACCACAGACGAACGCAGCCGGCTGTTCGCGTCCCTGATCGGCCATCCGGTGCTGAGCATCAGCGAAGGCGGTGATCAATGCACGGTGGGCAGCCTGTTCTGCCTGCGGGTCGGCGATGAACAAGTGTCGTTCGAGGTCAATCTGGACTCCGTCGCCCGCAGCGGTGTGCGCATTCACCCCAGCGTGCTGCAGTTGTCGCGGCGCAAGCCGGCGGTGCCATGA